One genomic region from Oceaniferula flava encodes:
- a CDS encoding sugar phosphate isomerase/epimerase family protein, whose protein sequence is MHLWSTNVTSEHFADIEKLKEIGYDGIEIFLAEPERANYEEVGAFLKSIDLEVNGCLGLGAEQNPISEDAAVRQAGLDKIKEAIDNMHAAGGKNICGPFHSAFATFSRNSPQEEEYKRSAEVLHAAAEHAAQAGITLTPEALNRFECYLVNTMAQLKKLVDMVDHPNLRGMFDPHHANIEEKSFADAIETIAPVMTHVHISENDRGTPGSGNVAWDEVFGSIAKTGYDGWYYIEAFSRDDLDFANAINVWREFNPRMDICRDGYAFTKAMIEKHAL, encoded by the coding sequence ATGCATCTCTGGTCCACCAACGTGACCAGTGAGCACTTTGCCGATATTGAAAAACTCAAGGAAATCGGATACGACGGGATCGAGATCTTCCTCGCTGAGCCGGAGCGCGCGAACTACGAGGAGGTGGGTGCCTTTTTGAAATCCATCGACCTCGAAGTGAACGGCTGTCTTGGCCTGGGGGCCGAGCAGAACCCGATCTCCGAGGACGCCGCGGTGCGTCAGGCCGGGCTGGATAAGATCAAGGAGGCCATCGACAACATGCATGCCGCAGGAGGCAAAAACATCTGCGGGCCATTCCACTCTGCCTTCGCCACCTTCTCGCGCAATTCTCCCCAGGAAGAGGAATACAAGCGCAGTGCCGAGGTGCTGCATGCCGCCGCCGAACACGCAGCTCAGGCAGGCATCACGCTGACGCCTGAGGCGCTGAACCGATTCGAATGTTATCTGGTCAACACCATGGCGCAGCTGAAGAAGCTGGTGGACATGGTCGATCACCCGAACTTGCGCGGCATGTTCGATCCGCACCACGCGAACATCGAGGAGAAATCCTTCGCCGACGCCATCGAAACCATCGCGCCGGTGATGACTCACGTGCACATCAGTGAAAACGACCGGGGCACACCCGGCAGCGGCAACGTCGCCTGGGACGAGGTCTTCGGAAGCATTGCCAAGACCGGTTACGATGGCTGGTATTACATCGAGGCCTTCTCGCGCGACGACCTCGACTTTGCCAATGCCATCAACGTCTGGCGGGAGTTCAATCCACGCATGGACATCTGCCGCGACGGCTATGCCTTTACCAAGGCGATGAT
- a CDS encoding TIM barrel protein, with amino-acid sequence MSWKLHNAMWPGLVGKEEGSAEPPISFEKMLGMTAAAEVNGGGYDGIDMFLYFPHLDIDAPEDEIRKLADSIAEKNLKVGTVVAPIWQETGGGSSIGGREERARFVGSVAKACRYTGILREHGVRSYGSIRIDSAVGVKDWADNPAANTRLMAKTFQECGKVAADHDEVLVAEGEICWGGMHSWKDMLDLLEETGMPGRVGFQADLAHTYLYLLGYNAPEHALLSDSHSDDEFWSAYQAMTDKLRPWTYDFHVAQNDGTVHGSGSHDKTGRHCPADDPNGKLDVPRCSGYWLLDENGKQREEIQHICWDGCMFSNEVLLKQETWNTILGTMQQVNGL; translated from the coding sequence ATGAGCTGGAAATTACACAACGCGATGTGGCCTGGATTGGTCGGTAAGGAAGAGGGATCGGCCGAACCGCCTATTTCCTTCGAGAAAATGTTAGGCATGACGGCTGCGGCCGAGGTCAACGGTGGCGGATATGACGGCATCGATATGTTCCTCTATTTCCCACACTTGGACATCGATGCTCCCGAGGATGAGATCAGAAAATTGGCCGACAGCATTGCCGAGAAGAACCTGAAGGTCGGCACCGTGGTGGCTCCGATCTGGCAGGAAACGGGCGGTGGCAGCTCGATTGGTGGCCGCGAGGAGCGCGCACGCTTTGTCGGTTCCGTGGCCAAGGCCTGTCGTTATACCGGCATCCTGAGAGAGCACGGTGTGCGCAGTTACGGATCGATCCGGATTGACTCCGCCGTGGGGGTGAAAGACTGGGCCGACAATCCGGCGGCGAATACCCGACTGATGGCCAAGACCTTCCAGGAATGTGGCAAGGTGGCGGCGGACCACGACGAGGTGCTGGTGGCTGAGGGCGAGATTTGCTGGGGCGGCATGCACTCGTGGAAGGACATGCTCGACCTGCTGGAAGAGACCGGCATGCCGGGCCGGGTGGGATTCCAGGCGGACCTGGCACACACCTACCTCTACCTGCTGGGGTATAATGCCCCTGAGCATGCTCTGCTGAGCGACTCCCACAGTGACGATGAATTCTGGTCGGCCTACCAAGCGATGACCGACAAACTTCGCCCGTGGACTTACGATTTCCACGTGGCGCAGAACGATGGCACGGTGCACGGTTCAGGATCGCACGATAAAACAGGCCGCCACTGCCCCGCCGATGATCCGAATGGCAAGCTCGATGTGCCGCGCTGTTCTGGCTACTGGCTGCTGGATGAAAATGGCAAGCAGCGTGAGGAAATTCAGCACATTTGCTGGGACGGCTGCATGTTTTCCAATGAGGTATTGCTCAAGCAGGAGACCTGGAATACGATCCTCGGCACCATGCAGCAGGTGAACGGCCTGTAG
- a CDS encoding IS110 family transposase, with amino-acid sequence MISLFIGIDRSDKCIDVHLLDQQGNDHSHAQILTDPHSLTAWANEILDLLPAGTSAALCIEQPCINLTGFFRRFPSFKLYLINPMILKRYRETFNISKAKDDKKDAHHLAKLLFEKHNVLKPWHAGDPTAAKLAVLTEKRRQLVVQRGSISNKLIQLLKDYYPQAFELYGKTIYAPLACAFLKKWPSLQAIQKATPASIERFYIQHSSRRPYLIERRLKLIDQAISITDDPSIIEPYSALTVAFAEQLSTISKNIQAFDKMISATVDSHPDAYIFQSLPGAGDQLSARLLAFFGNDRSKYRNVNAVLDHSGISPVTKQSGQHRVVHRRYSCPKFAHQTFVEWAGQTINKST; translated from the coding sequence ATGATCAGCCTATTCATCGGCATCGACCGCTCGGACAAATGCATCGATGTCCACCTGCTCGACCAACAGGGCAACGACCACAGTCACGCCCAAATCCTGACCGACCCGCACTCGCTCACCGCTTGGGCCAACGAGATCCTCGATCTGCTACCGGCAGGCACCAGCGCCGCCCTCTGCATCGAGCAACCGTGTATCAACCTCACCGGATTTTTCCGTCGATTCCCCTCGTTCAAGCTCTACCTGATCAACCCGATGATCCTCAAACGCTACCGGGAAACATTCAACATCTCCAAGGCCAAGGACGATAAAAAAGACGCCCACCACCTCGCGAAGTTGCTCTTCGAGAAACACAACGTATTGAAACCCTGGCACGCGGGCGATCCCACTGCCGCCAAGCTCGCCGTGCTCACCGAGAAGCGCAGGCAACTCGTCGTGCAACGTGGCAGCATCTCCAACAAATTGATCCAGCTGCTCAAGGACTACTACCCCCAGGCCTTCGAGCTCTACGGCAAAACCATCTACGCTCCACTCGCTTGCGCCTTTTTAAAAAAGTGGCCATCACTGCAAGCCATCCAAAAAGCCACGCCGGCATCCATTGAACGCTTCTACATCCAGCACTCGAGCCGCCGACCCTATCTGATCGAGAGACGCCTCAAGCTCATCGACCAAGCCATCTCCATCACCGACGACCCCAGCATCATCGAGCCCTACTCAGCTCTCACGGTCGCCTTCGCCGAGCAGCTCAGCACCATCAGCAAAAACATCCAGGCTTTCGACAAGATGATCAGCGCAACCGTCGACTCCCACCCGGACGCCTACATTTTCCAATCGCTGCCCGGAGCTGGCGACCAGTTAAGCGCGCGCCTGCTCGCCTTTTTCGGCAACGACCGCAGCAAATACCGCAACGTCAACGCGGTGCTCGACCACAGTGGCATCTCGCCCGTCACCAAGCAAAGCGGCCAGCACCGGGTGGTGCACCGGCGTTATTCCTGCCCCAAGTTTGCCCACCAAACATTCGTCGAATGGGCCGGACAAACGATCAATAAGTCCACCTAG